In one window of Streptomyces sp. NBC_01224 DNA:
- a CDS encoding universal stress protein, protein MGRIVVGVDGSESSIKALHWAVRQAELTGDTVEAVNSWEYPATSWASMMPGMPEDFDPQAVATVSLTEALEEALGAEGAAAVSKVVVIGNPAQSLLERAKGANLLVVGARGYSGFKATLLGSVSLHVTQHAPCPVTVVRD, encoded by the coding sequence ATGGGCAGGATCGTGGTGGGCGTTGACGGCTCCGAGTCGTCGATCAAGGCACTGCACTGGGCCGTACGCCAGGCGGAACTGACCGGTGACACGGTGGAGGCCGTCAACAGCTGGGAGTACCCCGCGACCAGCTGGGCGTCCATGATGCCGGGCATGCCGGAGGACTTCGACCCGCAGGCGGTGGCGACCGTGTCCCTCACCGAGGCACTGGAGGAGGCCCTGGGCGCCGAGGGCGCGGCCGCGGTCAGCAAGGTCGTGGTGATCGGCAACCCGGCCCAGTCCCTGCTGGAACGCGCCAAGGGCGCGAACCTGCTGGTCGTCGGGGCTCGTGGCTACAGCGGATTCAAGGCGACCCTGCTCGGCTCGGTCAGCCTCCATGTCACCCAGCACGCACCGTGCCCGGTGACGGTCGTGCGCGACTGA
- a CDS encoding FMN reductase → MFATEPLRIVAVSAGLSSPSSTRLLAERLAGAARERLMAEQDRTVEVRVIDLRDLAVDIANHLVTGFPPSTLDAAIKEVTEADGLIAVSPVFTASYSGLFKSFFDLIDNTALTGKPVVIAATGGTARHSLVLEHAMRPLFAYLRATVVPTSVYAASEDWGSSGDEYTDGLPSRIRRAGGELATMITGGRAASGASRVLGLDDEVVPFEQQLADLRLD, encoded by the coding sequence GTGTTCGCCACCGAGCCGCTGAGGATCGTCGCCGTGTCGGCCGGGCTCAGCAGCCCCTCGTCGACCCGGCTGCTGGCCGAGCGGCTGGCCGGCGCCGCCCGCGAGCGCCTGATGGCCGAGCAGGACCGCACGGTCGAGGTCCGGGTGATCGACCTGCGCGACCTGGCCGTCGACATCGCCAACCACCTGGTCACCGGGTTCCCGCCCAGCACCCTGGACGCGGCGATCAAGGAGGTGACGGAGGCGGACGGATTGATCGCCGTCTCGCCTGTCTTCACCGCCTCGTACAGCGGGCTGTTCAAGTCGTTCTTCGACCTGATCGACAACACGGCGCTGACCGGCAAGCCCGTCGTCATCGCGGCGACGGGCGGCACCGCCCGCCACTCCCTCGTCCTGGAACACGCGATGCGTCCGCTCTTCGCCTACCTGCGGGCCACCGTCGTACCGACCTCCGTGTACGCGGCATCGGAGGACTGGGGCTCGTCCGGCGACGAGTACACGGACGGCCTGCCGTCCCGCATCCGGCGTGCGGGCGGCGAGCTCGCGACCATGATCACGGGTGGCCGGGCGGCCTCCGGGGCGTCGAGGGTGCTCGGGCTCGACGACGAGGTCGTGCCGTTCGAGCAGCAACTCGCCGACCTCCGGCTGGACTGA
- a CDS encoding LLM class flavin-dependent oxidoreductase, which translates to MEFGIFTVGDVTTDPTTGRTPSEHERIKATIAIAQKAEEVGLDVFATGEHHNPPFVPSSPTTTLGYIAARTDHIILSTSTTLITTNDPVKIAEDYATLQHLADGRVDLMMGRGNTGPVYPWFGKDIRQGIPLAIENYALLHKLWREDVVDWEGKFRTPLQSFTATPRPLDGVPPFVWHGSIRSPEIAEQAAYYGDGFFHNNIFWPIEHTKKMVNLYRQRYAHYGHGTAEQAIVGLGGQVFMRKNSQDAVREFRPYFDNAPVYGHGPSLEDFSRQTPLTVGSPQEVIERTLSFRDAVGDYQRQLFLMDHAGLPLKTVLEQLDILGEEVVPVLRKEFANLRPAGVPDSAPVHPAVAARAATKEA; encoded by the coding sequence ATGGAGTTCGGGATCTTCACCGTCGGAGACGTCACCACCGACCCGACGACCGGCAGGACACCGAGCGAGCACGAGCGGATCAAGGCCACCATCGCCATCGCCCAGAAGGCCGAGGAGGTCGGGCTGGACGTCTTCGCGACCGGTGAGCACCACAACCCGCCGTTCGTCCCGTCCTCGCCGACGACCACGCTCGGCTACATCGCCGCCCGCACCGACCACATCATCCTGTCCACGTCCACGACGCTGATCACCACCAACGACCCGGTGAAGATTGCCGAGGACTACGCGACGCTCCAGCACCTCGCGGACGGCCGCGTCGACCTGATGATGGGCCGCGGCAACACCGGACCGGTCTACCCCTGGTTCGGCAAGGACATCCGCCAGGGCATCCCGCTCGCCATCGAGAACTACGCCCTGCTGCACAAGCTGTGGCGCGAGGACGTCGTCGACTGGGAGGGCAAGTTCCGTACGCCGCTGCAGTCCTTCACCGCGACCCCGCGCCCGCTGGACGGCGTCCCGCCGTTCGTCTGGCACGGGTCCATCCGCTCCCCGGAGATCGCGGAGCAGGCCGCGTACTACGGGGACGGCTTCTTCCACAACAACATCTTCTGGCCCATCGAGCACACCAAGAAGATGGTGAACCTCTACCGGCAGCGGTACGCGCACTACGGACACGGCACCGCCGAGCAGGCCATCGTCGGCCTCGGCGGCCAGGTGTTCATGCGGAAGAACTCGCAGGACGCGGTACGGGAGTTCCGCCCATACTTCGACAACGCACCGGTCTACGGGCACGGCCCCTCCCTGGAGGACTTCTCCCGGCAGACGCCGCTGACCGTCGGCTCCCCGCAGGAGGTCATCGAGCGGACCCTGTCCTTCCGGGATGCTGTCGGCGACTACCAGCGCCAGCTGTTCCTGATGGACCACGCGGGGCTGCCGCTGAAGACGGTCCTGGAGCAGCTCGACATCCTCGGCGAGGAGGTCGTCCCGGTGCTGCGCAAGGAGTTCGCCAACCTGCGGCCTGCCGGAGTCCCGGACTCCGCCCCCGTACACCCGGCCGTCGCCGCCCGCGCGGCCACGAAGGAGGCCTGA
- a CDS encoding DUF6126 family protein translates to MSEGSESERWKERGVALRVFVYVFATHLFAGFIWILFYVGEHAKK, encoded by the coding sequence GTGAGCGAGGGCAGCGAGAGCGAGCGCTGGAAGGAGCGCGGCGTGGCCCTGCGCGTCTTCGTGTACGTCTTCGCCACGCACCTCTTCGCGGGTTTCATCTGGATCCTCTTCTACGTGGGCGAGCACGCCAAGAAGTGA
- a CDS encoding SigE family RNA polymerase sigma factor, whose product MRQGSSAHDAEFAGFVAASHGSLLRTARLLTGDPHTAEDLVQAALIRVYTRWGRAAVWESPQAYARKVVVNLYATWRRRRWHAEVVRAETESSTSGHDMAGSAEARLELERALADLPRAQRAVVVLRFYEDLSVDQTAELLGCSPGTVKSRTNRALERLRAAGALSGYAGTERSTR is encoded by the coding sequence ATGCGCCAGGGCAGCTCGGCTCATGATGCGGAGTTCGCGGGTTTCGTGGCGGCGTCGCACGGGTCGCTCCTGCGAACGGCCCGTCTGCTGACGGGTGATCCGCACACGGCTGAGGATCTGGTGCAGGCCGCCCTGATCCGCGTCTATACGCGGTGGGGCCGGGCGGCCGTGTGGGAGTCGCCTCAGGCGTACGCCCGCAAGGTCGTCGTGAACCTGTACGCGACCTGGCGACGGCGGCGCTGGCATGCGGAGGTCGTCCGGGCCGAGACGGAGAGTTCGACCAGCGGCCACGACATGGCGGGCAGCGCCGAGGCGCGCCTGGAGCTGGAGCGCGCGCTGGCGGATCTGCCCCGCGCCCAGCGTGCCGTAGTGGTGCTGCGTTTCTACGAGGACCTGTCGGTGGACCAGACGGCCGAGCTGCTCGGCTGTTCGCCCGGGACGGTCAAGAGCCGGACCAACAGGGCCTTGGAACGGCTGCGCGCCGCCGGCGCGCTGAGCGGCTATGCGGGAACGGAGAGGAGTACGCGATGA
- the trpS gene encoding tryptophan--tRNA ligase — MNTVTATATDPAQCRSAELEGRIRQTPGRFRVMTGDRPTGPLHLGHYFGTLHNRVRLQDLGVDVFVIIADYQVLTDRDLADRLSEHMEGMLLDYLAVGIDPARSTVFNHSAVPALNQLMLPFLSLVSVAELNRNPTVKDEIAHSRQSAVSGLMFTYPVHQAADILFCKGNLVPVGQDQLPHLEVTRTVARRFNERYGVVFPEPDALLSAAPLLLGTDGTKMSKSRGNSIALGATADETARLIRGAKTDAERHITYEPESRPGVSSLVLLAALCLDRDPHAVADEIGGGGAAALKRTVTDAVNSRMAPIRARRTEYAQDMAYVRSVLRAGNERANEIAEATLGEVRGVMGGVL, encoded by the coding sequence ATGAACACAGTCACCGCTACCGCTACCGACCCTGCCCAGTGCCGAAGTGCCGAACTGGAGGGGCGGATCCGGCAGACCCCCGGCCGGTTCCGGGTGATGACCGGGGACCGGCCCACCGGGCCGCTGCACCTCGGGCACTACTTCGGCACTCTCCACAACCGCGTCCGGCTCCAGGACCTCGGTGTGGACGTCTTCGTGATCATCGCGGACTACCAGGTGCTCACCGACCGGGATCTCGCCGACCGGCTCTCCGAGCACATGGAAGGGATGCTGCTGGACTACCTGGCCGTCGGGATCGACCCGGCACGCTCGACGGTCTTCAACCACAGCGCCGTGCCCGCGCTCAACCAGCTGATGCTGCCCTTCCTCAGCCTCGTCTCCGTCGCCGAGCTGAACCGCAACCCCACCGTCAAGGACGAGATCGCGCACTCCCGGCAGTCCGCCGTCAGCGGGCTGATGTTCACCTATCCCGTGCACCAGGCGGCCGACATCCTGTTCTGCAAGGGCAATCTGGTGCCGGTCGGGCAGGACCAGCTGCCGCACCTCGAAGTGACGCGGACCGTCGCCCGACGCTTCAACGAGCGGTACGGGGTGGTCTTCCCGGAGCCGGACGCGCTGCTCTCCGCCGCGCCGCTCCTGCTCGGTACCGACGGCACCAAGATGAGCAAGAGCCGGGGCAATTCCATCGCGCTCGGCGCCACCGCCGACGAGACGGCGCGCCTGATCCGTGGGGCGAAGACGGACGCCGAGCGGCACATCACGTACGAACCGGAGTCCCGCCCCGGGGTGTCCTCGCTCGTGCTGCTCGCCGCGCTCTGTCTGGACCGCGATCCGCACGCCGTGGCCGACGAGATCGGCGGCGGGGGCGCGGCCGCCCTCAAACGGACGGTGACCGATGCCGTCAACAGCCGGATGGCACCGATCCGGGCCCGGCGCACCGAGTACGCGCAGGACATGGCGTACGTGCGGTCGGTGCTCCGGGCCGGGAACGAGCGGGCCAACGAGATCGCCGAGGCGACGCTGGGCGAGGTACGGGGGGTGATGGGAGGCGTGCTGTAG
- a CDS encoding NAD-binding protein, whose translation MLGPVSTLPQQPQRSPFSGHMVVCGDDALAQRLAVELRYVYGERVTLVLPPGRDARRPELPLTGRGRAAALFGRMSQAMNRNGGNGSAGAPGNGDTNAGVEAVRILEAPEPSDEAFEEAGVESAAALALVYDDDERNIRAALTARRLNPRLRLVIRLYNRKLGQYLETLLDQAAAVAAPGLDPRALDASTTVLSDADTAAPALAATALTGSSKVIQAEGLLLRAAERTPPEDGRIADPGLCTLALLSSTTHDPAGTEGSDSSGEEGPQLLPDERQVAAATGRGTVVLEAVSQAGPAGPPPRMGGRGAPLSQFFSRRLRWSALGVGLAVLGLAVASTLTTGDDPLHAAYLTLLDLFAMGDPAIGDSMARQVIQLLSGVAGLMLLPLLVAGVLEAFGSLRTASSLRRPPRGLSGHVVLLGLGKIGTRVLVRLRELGIPVVCVENDPDARGIPVARRLHVPVVLGDVTQEGVLEAAKIQRSRALLALTSIDTTNLEAALYARSVKPDLRVALRLFDDEFATAVYRTLRTAHPQALTRSRSVSHLAAPSFAVAMMGRQILGAIPVERKVMLFAAVEVAGHPQLEGRTVEQAFRAGAWRVLALDATPPEHRRPDLATPAPASPDRPSGLVWDLHPGYVLRPEDRVVIAATRRGLAELLRRRRPVAPRS comes from the coding sequence ATGCTGGGTCCCGTGTCTACACTTCCCCAACAGCCCCAACGCTCCCCGTTCAGCGGGCACATGGTCGTCTGCGGTGACGACGCACTGGCCCAGCGGCTCGCCGTGGAGCTGCGCTATGTGTACGGGGAGCGGGTCACCCTCGTTCTGCCGCCGGGGCGCGACGCACGTCGGCCGGAGCTGCCGCTGACCGGGCGGGGCCGGGCGGCGGCGCTGTTCGGCCGGATGTCGCAGGCGATGAACCGTAATGGCGGGAACGGTTCCGCAGGTGCTCCCGGAAACGGCGACACCAACGCCGGGGTCGAGGCGGTACGCATCCTGGAGGCGCCCGAGCCGTCCGACGAGGCCTTCGAGGAGGCGGGCGTCGAATCGGCCGCCGCGCTGGCCCTGGTCTATGACGACGACGAGCGCAATATCCGCGCCGCGCTGACCGCCCGCCGTCTCAACCCCCGCCTCCGGCTGGTCATCCGGCTCTACAACCGCAAGCTGGGCCAGTATCTGGAGACCCTGCTCGACCAGGCCGCCGCCGTTGCCGCACCCGGCCTGGACCCGAGGGCGCTGGACGCATCGACCACCGTCCTCTCCGACGCCGACACCGCCGCACCCGCCCTCGCGGCGACCGCCCTCACCGGCTCCAGCAAGGTCATCCAGGCGGAGGGCCTGCTGCTGCGCGCCGCCGAACGCACCCCGCCCGAGGACGGCCGGATCGCCGACCCCGGCCTGTGCACCCTCGCGCTGCTCTCCTCCACCACCCATGACCCGGCGGGCACCGAGGGCTCCGACAGCAGCGGCGAGGAGGGCCCTCAACTCCTGCCCGACGAACGGCAGGTAGCCGCCGCGACCGGGCGTGGCACGGTCGTCCTGGAGGCGGTCAGCCAGGCGGGACCGGCCGGTCCGCCGCCCCGGATGGGCGGCAGGGGCGCACCGCTCAGCCAGTTCTTCTCACGGCGGCTGCGCTGGTCGGCGCTGGGTGTCGGCCTGGCCGTGCTGGGCCTCGCCGTCGCCTCCACGCTCACCACCGGCGACGATCCGTTGCACGCCGCGTATCTGACGCTGCTGGACCTGTTCGCGATGGGTGACCCGGCGATCGGCGACTCCATGGCCCGTCAGGTGATCCAACTTCTCTCGGGTGTGGCCGGGTTGATGCTGCTGCCGCTGCTCGTGGCGGGTGTGCTGGAGGCCTTCGGGTCGCTCCGTACGGCCTCGTCCCTGCGCCGGCCGCCACGGGGCCTGTCCGGACATGTGGTGCTGCTCGGCCTCGGCAAGATCGGTACGCGGGTCCTCGTCCGGCTGCGTGAGCTCGGCATTCCCGTGGTGTGCGTGGAGAACGACCCGGACGCACGCGGAATCCCCGTGGCCCGGCGGCTGCACGTACCGGTGGTCCTCGGTGACGTCACGCAGGAGGGCGTGCTGGAGGCGGCGAAGATCCAGCGCTCCCGCGCACTTCTCGCCCTGACCAGCATCGACACCACCAACCTGGAGGCCGCGCTGTACGCCCGCTCGGTCAAGCCGGACCTGCGTGTCGCCCTGCGCCTGTTCGACGACGAGTTCGCCACCGCCGTCTACCGCACCCTGCGCACCGCCCACCCGCAGGCCCTGACCCGCTCCCGATCCGTCTCCCACCTCGCCGCTCCGTCCTTCGCGGTCGCCATGATGGGCCGTCAGATCCTGGGCGCGATCCCGGTCGAGCGGAAGGTGATGCTGTTCGCGGCGGTCGAGGTCGCGGGCCACCCGCAGTTGGAGGGCCGCACGGTGGAGCAGGCGTTCCGGGCGGGCGCCTGGCGGGTCCTCGCCCTGGACGCCACCCCGCCGGAGCACCGCCGCCCGGACCTGGCCACACCCGCCCCCGCCTCCCCGGACCGTCCGTCGGGCCTGGTCTGGGACCTGCACCCCGGGTACGTACTGCGCCCCGAGGACCGGGTGGTGATCGCGGCGACGCGGCGGGGCCTGGCCGAACTGCTGCGCAGGCGACGCCCCGTGGCGCCGCGGTCATAG
- a CDS encoding DNA repair ATPase, which produces METDTTTAPPNGGPVDAGTYDVLRRRLTARAADLASRAEALNARRTAEFGSTELRLTGTEQIRTEQPSVPRDLVAVGGRLLFGFERGPGAAEQADVGDVLALYGPELEEALHGGGGLLEDEAFVREFAALHRYYRDARLLRLRRVDGRLLAVFRTGESADGIRVLRWALAPDGSPGAFLDARGDRDHVFPPSHDFTWTVAGREAHVLGRHPHIAVGGEGDGTDAVLFVDTLGGTLTVKTVNDTDTPDGIYEEPVAEPLQSLADADVEHAEIGPLVLLRVRPYNEEAWRYLVFNTLLGTVLRLDLIGPACHRLPEDQGIIFPGGYYLTTGTAKTFDIAEPLTDPVFEGAVRSPNGEDVLYVFRSPDDGRSLLLPYNLIRQEVATPLQGRGHALLDDGTLVLLRATATGDEPARVHPLQRWQTPYVSDTYAASRPAQAGPLARIGNADLVRGISDCLALAHSAAETTPTAAVYAQLVADCTRATDRYHWLTDSELGELAAPLAELRATAQQVLTEFDTVQELTRQAAEALTETADRLTALVRRIRGEAPRSAAAWVTQLTELRRVQGHLAMLAEMRYADTERIAALTADTAADIDSADRRAVAFLGRDDAFTGYHEDIARLAAEASALTTVVDASALGDRLTEMTDGLSTVTDVVAGLDIGDATVRTSILERIAEVLGGVNRARATLDARRRELLDHEGRAEFAAEFALLGQAVTGALAAADTPDACDEQLARLLLQLENLESRFAEFDDFLAELAGRRTEVYEAFSARKQTLQDARARRAERLADSAARVLDTVSRRLAALPDLDSVHTYFASDPMVAKVRRTADELRELGDPVRAEELDGQLLAARQEAGRALRDRSELYADGGATIRLGRHRFAVNTQPFDLTLVPHGDRLAFALTGTDYRAPVTDPAFETARAYWDQTLPSESPHVYRAEHLAARLLDEQGADTLGALNTAELTALVRESAASAYDEGYQRGVHDEDATAILTTLLRLHAGAGLLRCPPAARAAAQLFWAYGTDEARRTSWTRRALSLARARDTFGLAPAIAGLQEEWAQVIRGDDPRAVAAYLFEELTSGPAGFVTSATARTFLDKFRRTTGSSAYDEDLAALHDDFSARRQLVEGWLASYAAASGTEIDAGDLAEAVAVELCPEPVLARYECEAPLTATVDGLLGTHPRIDRGRLTVRLDELLARTDRFRTTAVPGFRAYQRLRTELVAAERARLRLEDHRPRVMSAFVRNRLLDEVYLPLIGDSLAKQLGTADADRRTDSQGLLLLVSPPGYGKTTLMEYVADRLGLVLVRISGPNLGHDVTSLDPAQARTATARQEIEKINFALETGNNTLLYLDDIQHTSPELLQKFIPLCDATRRIEGVRDGEPRSYDLRGKRFAVCMAGNPYTESGARFRIPDMLANRADVWNLGEVLSGREDVFALSFVENALTANPVLAPLAGRSGEDLALFVRLASGADRAIRTDRLDHPYTPAEVDRIVAVLRHLLTARDTVLAVNAAYIASAAQTDATRTEPPFRLQGSYRNMNKIAERIVPVMNDAELLAVIDDHYAGEAQTLTTGAESNLLKLAALRGRLTAEQSARWSAITASYVRTQSLGAPDGDPVARAVAALGLLADRIAAVESAIVRAADPRHLLTNSQARHAAPPSAVPQEDH; this is translated from the coding sequence ATGGAAACCGACACCACGACCGCACCGCCCAACGGCGGCCCCGTGGACGCGGGGACGTACGACGTGCTGCGCCGCAGGCTGACCGCCCGGGCCGCCGATCTCGCGAGCCGCGCCGAGGCGCTCAACGCACGGCGCACAGCGGAGTTCGGGTCGACCGAGCTCCGGCTCACCGGCACCGAGCAGATCCGTACCGAGCAGCCATCCGTACCCCGTGACCTGGTGGCCGTCGGCGGCCGGCTGCTCTTCGGGTTCGAACGGGGACCGGGGGCAGCGGAACAAGCCGACGTCGGCGACGTACTCGCCCTGTACGGCCCCGAATTGGAGGAGGCACTCCACGGCGGAGGCGGTCTGCTCGAAGACGAAGCCTTCGTGCGCGAATTCGCCGCCCTGCACCGTTACTACCGCGACGCCCGCCTCCTGCGGCTGCGCCGCGTGGACGGCAGGCTGCTGGCAGTCTTCCGTACCGGCGAGAGTGCCGACGGCATCCGCGTGCTGCGCTGGGCGCTCGCCCCGGACGGTTCGCCCGGCGCGTTCCTCGACGCGCGCGGCGACCGCGATCACGTCTTCCCGCCGTCGCACGACTTCACCTGGACCGTCGCGGGCCGCGAGGCCCACGTCCTCGGCCGGCACCCGCACATCGCCGTGGGCGGGGAGGGAGACGGCACGGACGCCGTCCTCTTCGTCGACACACTCGGCGGCACCCTCACCGTCAAGACGGTCAACGACACCGACACCCCCGACGGGATCTACGAGGAGCCGGTCGCCGAGCCCCTCCAGTCACTCGCCGACGCGGATGTCGAGCATGCCGAGATCGGCCCGCTGGTCCTGCTCCGCGTCCGCCCGTACAACGAGGAGGCCTGGCGGTATCTGGTCTTCAACACACTCCTCGGCACGGTCCTGCGTCTGGACCTCATCGGGCCCGCCTGCCACCGGCTCCCGGAGGACCAGGGGATCATCTTCCCCGGCGGCTACTACCTCACCACCGGCACCGCCAAGACCTTCGACATCGCCGAGCCGCTCACCGACCCGGTGTTCGAGGGCGCGGTCCGCTCGCCGAACGGCGAGGACGTCCTGTATGTCTTCCGCTCCCCCGACGACGGCCGCAGCCTGCTCCTGCCCTACAACCTGATCCGGCAGGAGGTCGCCACTCCTCTCCAGGGCCGCGGCCACGCCCTGCTCGACGACGGCACGCTCGTCCTCCTGCGAGCTACCGCCACGGGCGACGAACCGGCCCGGGTCCACCCGCTGCAGCGCTGGCAGACCCCGTACGTCTCCGACACCTACGCCGCCTCCCGGCCCGCCCAGGCCGGTCCGCTCGCCCGGATCGGCAACGCCGATCTGGTGCGCGGCATCTCCGACTGCCTCGCGCTCGCGCACAGCGCCGCCGAGACGACACCGACCGCCGCCGTGTATGCACAGCTGGTAGCGGACTGCACCCGTGCCACCGACCGCTACCACTGGCTGACCGACTCCGAACTCGGCGAACTGGCCGCCCCGTTGGCGGAGCTTCGGGCCACCGCCCAGCAGGTCCTCACCGAGTTCGACACGGTGCAGGAGCTGACCCGGCAGGCCGCCGAGGCGCTCACCGAGACGGCCGACCGGCTCACCGCACTCGTCCGCCGCATCCGTGGCGAGGCCCCGCGCTCCGCCGCCGCCTGGGTCACCCAGCTCACCGAACTCCGACGTGTCCAGGGCCATTTGGCGATGCTCGCCGAGATGCGGTACGCCGACACCGAGCGGATCGCCGCGCTGACCGCCGACACGGCCGCCGACATCGACTCGGCCGACCGGCGCGCCGTCGCGTTCCTCGGCCGGGACGACGCGTTCACCGGCTACCACGAGGACATCGCGCGCCTGGCCGCCGAGGCGTCCGCGCTCACCACCGTCGTGGACGCCTCGGCGCTCGGCGACCGGCTGACGGAGATGACGGACGGCCTGAGCACCGTCACGGATGTCGTCGCCGGGCTCGACATCGGTGACGCGACGGTCCGTACGTCGATCCTGGAGCGGATCGCGGAGGTCCTCGGCGGGGTGAACCGGGCCCGCGCCACCCTCGACGCGCGCCGTCGCGAGCTCCTGGACCACGAGGGCCGCGCGGAGTTCGCCGCCGAGTTCGCACTGCTCGGGCAGGCCGTCACGGGGGCGCTGGCCGCCGCGGACACCCCGGACGCCTGTGACGAGCAACTGGCCAGGCTGCTGCTCCAGCTGGAGAACCTGGAGTCGCGGTTCGCGGAGTTCGACGACTTCCTTGCCGAGCTGGCCGGGCGGCGGACGGAAGTGTACGAGGCGTTCTCGGCCCGTAAGCAGACGTTGCAGGACGCCCGCGCCCGGCGGGCGGAGCGGCTGGCGGATTCGGCGGCCCGGGTCCTCGATACGGTGTCCCGTCGGCTGGCCGCCCTGCCCGACCTGGACTCCGTCCACACCTACTTCGCCTCCGACCCGATGGTCGCCAAGGTCCGCCGCACCGCGGACGAGTTGCGGGAACTCGGCGACCCGGTGCGCGCCGAGGAGCTGGACGGGCAGCTGCTGGCCGCCCGCCAGGAGGCCGGGCGGGCCCTGCGCGACCGCAGTGAGCTGTACGCGGACGGCGGCGCGACGATCCGTCTCGGCCGGCACCGGTTCGCCGTGAACACCCAGCCCTTCGACCTGACGCTCGTCCCGCACGGGGACCGGCTCGCGTTCGCCCTCACCGGCACGGACTACCGGGCGCCGGTCACCGACCCGGCCTTCGAGACGGCCCGCGCATACTGGGACCAGACGCTGCCCTCGGAGTCCCCGCACGTCTACCGCGCCGAGCATCTGGCCGCCCGGCTCCTGGACGAGCAGGGCGCCGACACCCTCGGCGCCCTGAACACTGCCGAACTGACGGCGCTGGTACGGGAGTCGGCGGCGTCCGCGTACGACGAGGGCTACCAGCGCGGTGTCCACGACGAGGACGCCACCGCCATCCTCACCACCCTGCTGAGGCTGCACGCCGGGGCCGGACTGCTGCGCTGCCCGCCCGCCGCACGAGCGGCGGCGCAGCTGTTCTGGGCGTACGGGACGGACGAGGCCCGGCGCACCTCCTGGACCCGGCGGGCCCTCTCGCTGGCCCGCGCCCGTGACACGTTCGGCCTCGCCCCGGCCATCGCCGGTCTTCAGGAGGAGTGGGCGCAAGTCATCCGGGGCGACGACCCCCGGGCCGTCGCCGCGTACCTCTTCGAGGAGCTGACGAGCGGCCCGGCCGGATTCGTCACGAGCGCCACCGCCCGCACGTTCCTGGACAAGTTCCGTCGCACGACGGGATCTTCGGCGTACGACGAGGACCTCGCCGCACTCCACGACGACTTCTCCGCCCGGCGCCAGCTGGTCGAGGGCTGGCTCGCCTCGTACGCCGCCGCGAGCGGTACGGAGATCGACGCGGGCGATCTGGCGGAGGCCGTCGCAGTGGAACTCTGCCCGGAGCCGGTGCTCGCCCGGTACGAGTGCGAGGCGCCGCTCACCGCGACCGTGGACGGCCTGCTCGGCACCCACCCGCGCATCGACCGCGGCCGGCTGACCGTCCGCCTCGATGAACTCCTTGCCCGCACCGACCGGTTCCGCACCACCGCCGTCCCCGGGTTCCGCGCCTACCAGCGCCTGCGCACCGAACTCGTCGCCGCCGAGCGTGCCCGGCTGCGGCTGGAGGACCACCGGCCGCGCGTCATGTCGGCGTTCGTCCGCAACCGGCTCCTGGACGAGGTGTATCTGCCGTTGATCGGCGACAGCCTCGCCAAGCAGCTCGGCACCGCCGACGCCGACCGGCGCACCGACTCGCAGGGCCTGCTGCTGCTCGTGTCACCGCCCGGCTACGGCAAGACGACGCTCATGGAGTACGTCGCCGACCGGCTCGGCCTGGTCCTCGTCAGGATCAGCGGGCCGAACCTCGGCCACGACGTGACCTCCCTCGACCCGGCGCAGGCGCGCACCGCGACCGCCCGCCAGGAGATCGAGAAGATCAACTTCGCTCTGGAGACGGGCAACAACACGCTCCTCTACCTCGACGACATTCAGCACACCTCGCCCGAACTGCTCCAGAAATTCATTCCGCTCTGCGACGCCACCCGCCGTATCGAGGGCGTACGGGACGGCGAGCCGCGCAGCTACGACCTGCGGGGCAAGCGGTTCGCGGTGTGCATGGCGGGCAATCCGTACACCGAGTCGGGGGCGCGGTTCCGTATCCCCGACATGCTTGCCAACCGGGCCGACGTGTGGAATCTCGGCGAGGTGCTGAGCGGCCGGGAGGACGTCTTCGCGCTGAGCTTCGTCGAGAACGCGCTGACCGCCAACCCGGTGCTGGCCCCGCTCGCCGGGCGTTCTGGCGAGGATCTCGCCCTGTTCGTGCGGCTCGCCTCCGGCGCGGACCGCGCAATCCGCACGGACCGGCTCGACCACCCGTACACGCCTGCCGAGGTGGACCGGATCGTCGCGGTACTGCGTCATCTGCTGACCGCCCGGGACACGGTCCTGGCCGTGAACGCCGCGTACATCGCCTCGGCCGCGCAGACGGACGCGACGCGCACCGAGCCGCCGTTCCGGCTGCAGGGCTCGTACCGCAACATGAACAAGATCGCCGAGCGGATCGTGCCGGTGATGAACGACGCGGAACTCCTCGCCGTCATCGACGACCACTACGCGGGCGAGGCCCAGACGCTGACCACGGGCGCGGAGTCCAACCTGCTGAAACTCGCCGCGCTGCGCGGCCGCCTCACCGCCGAGCAGTCCGCGCGCTGGTCCGCGATCACCGCCTCCTATGTCCGTACGCAGTCGCTCGGCGCCCCGGACGGCGACCCCGTCGCCAGAGCGGTCGCCGCACTGGGGCTGCTCGCGGACCGGATCGCGGCGGTCGAGTCGGCGATCGTCCGGGCCGCGGACCCGCGCCATCTGCTCACCAACTCGCAGGCGCGGCACGCGGCGCCGCCATCGGCCGTTCCGCAGGAAGATCACTGA